TGGGTGGACTGGTAGCAATAGAGCTGGAGGTCTTCAGTCCCGTCCTACTCTTGAATTTATTATAATGCGGTATCGACACTGACCTCGATATTCACGCTGGCTAGGAAATAACTGACATAAGATAGTGGGAATGATGAAGGACTCAGCCAAATGTGATGATACATCCACCTGAGGTATTATATTCAATATGATCCAGGTCTCTACtaaggaagatgaggagaaagaacAAGCAAAGAACAAGCATCTGAAAGGCTCACGCTCATatgggaagagagagaaggctTGGCGAcgaaagggaaaggggatCTCttacatacatacatacatacaatCAACAAGGCAAACGAAACAGTAGTGTAATCTTTCAACGGCAGGATGATAAATATGCTCAAGAAAGCTCTGAACTATAAACGGATACAAAGTAGAAAGAATATAGATTCGCCGCCTCAATAGGATCTGGGGTAGGCTAGGACCTCGCTTCCGTAACAACCCCCTCAAAATCCCTCGTGCGGATATAATCCAGCGTACGATAGAAATGTTTCTTGGGATTCTCGAGCGCAGGGTTGGGATCGTCCTGGTCTGTCTGGAGATTTGAGTGGATGAGCTCGATCAGGCCGTTTAGGTACTTGATTGTCACACTTTCGTTTTGCTGGTCAAAGTAGTATACGTAGCGGTTGAGGATTTCGACGAAAAGCTCCACAGAAACAGCGGTGTCCATGCAAGCGTCTGCCACGCGGAGGGCGCGTTGAAGGCATTCGAGGACACGCTTGCCGTCGCGGTAAAGCTGGAAATTCTATCAGTTTGCGCACTGGGGTGATGAGGGGAAAGTAGCGGAAACGTACATCCTTggggtcttcttcacctcttTGTGGGTTCTCGATAACCCACCAGAGGTGGCTAGCTAGGTATACCGCGCGACATTGGTCAGGTTTCTTAAGAAGCTTGCTACCGTGAAGGGCAGCCTTAGTGATAAGAGTATCGTAGTTTTCTCTAGAGAAGCCCCTGCTACCATGGAGAGCCCCGGCAATGATGCAGACGGCTTGGAACTGAGCTCGGGAGTCGCTAATCGAATCTTCGTAGATGGTAAAGGCTTGGGCGAAGAATTCGTAGCTGAATTCTTCAAAGCCAGTCTGATCGGCTACCTCACCACACATTACGAAGAGGCGCAACGCTAGATCAGCACACCCGGGGTTGACGCGCTGATACAAGTTGTTGACGCATTGGTGCATGAATCGGTAGAGTGTGGATGATTGCGACTGCCAGTTGTCATCGTAGTGCTCGCGAGATTTGAGTTTCCGTGCCAGACGGATTGAGGAGCTAATGATGGCAGGGAATGTGTATCGGATCCTCTCGTTGCCGTCTAGGTATGATTTGCGGGTGGCTTGAAGGAGCTAGACGGGGATTAGCCAAAAGTTCACTAAGCAATTGATGGATGGTAATTACCTTGAGCTGAGTGTCGTTGTCTGGCGCCTGCAGCAAGTGGACTATTCTTGCCAACCATCCTTGTTCCTCGATTGTCTCGTCTGATTCGCCTCTTCGCTGTGATCCAGGGTAGCCTCCGCCTTGCTGTACGCCTTCCTTTATTAATACCTTGAGAGCCTGTAATACGCGGTCCAGGTTCTCAGTAGTGGTGATTAGTGTATGATTCCTGAGGAGGCTCCGGGAGATCTCGCCCGCGACAGACCGTCGTGTAGGGTAGGGCTGGGATGACAAGAGAGGGAGGTAATGAGGTAGGGCCAAGGCTGTGAAAATCGAAACGTATGAGCGGAGCGGAGCATTAAGAAGGTGTAGGATATTTTGTTGAGTCGGTGCGGCGTGTAGATCTGCGTGGTCAACATATTCGGCCGTTTCTTTAGCAGCAAAGTGAAGAACTTGATCGACATATTCCAGCTGCTCAGGGTACGTGTTGAGTGCAAGGTTGACGAGTGAAACGAGTAGCGCCATAGTATCTTGAATGGGAAGGCCGCGTGACTTGATAATGCTGACCACCTGTTCATAGAAGATGTCATACAGCTTAACATCTTGAGGCTCACTAGGCTTCTTGTGGTCGTCGCCCCCGTTGGTTGCTGGTTCTTCGGTCGATTGGGCACCCTCTTCTGTCTCATTCTGTGTCTGCTCAACGCCGTTCTCCTGAgtagctgctgctggagcaTCCTCCTTCGGTTTTTCCTTGGTTTCTTCGGACACCTTGAGGTTCTCAAGGAGCTTTGTAAcggcatcctcttctttttgcttctttgTATCCGGGTCGGTAGACGTCTCACCCTCACGGGCTGCATATGACGATAAGCGATCCATAAGTCCTATAATGATCTTCTTTAAATCGACATGGGGGTTCAGGCGCGCAATGGCTGAAAGCAAAAAATCGAGCGTATGAAGATGGAACTCATCCGGGAACACTTTCGTAATAACTGTAATCACAGTGTTAGTACTTCGCAGAGACCCAGTCCGTCAGGCTCCTCCTCACCTTCAAGTAGATATTCCTGCGCCAAAACATCCCGACATTGAACAACCTGCTCCAAGAGCGCCTGCAGAATTCCCGACTTGTAGGTTTCCAGGTCCACCAGCTGGCTAAGGCGAACAACGTTGCTACCaaccagcagctccagctctcgGCGCTCTTGCATCCTCTTCTCGCGCTCCCGCGAAGGTCCCTGGTGTTGAAGCCTAACCCATAGCTTATTCATTTCCACGAAATTGGTCAGGACAAAGTTGATCGAATCCTGTAGGTTTCCCTCAGGGCCGTCCCCGGTTCCCGACGGTAGGTAGTCCCTCGCCTGACCGGAGAGGTAGTACCGCAGAAAAAGCCCACGGATCGGATGTTGTACACCTCGACTCATTTCCATCATATCCTTCATGATCTCCTTAACTGGTGCATCCTCCACGGACATATACACCGTGCCCACCGTGATCATGAGGTAGAGTCGGGGGATAATGTTTCCAGCATATTGAACCAATTCGTACAGATCGGCGAGATGGTTGACCGGGTGGTTCTCTTTCAGGTAGACGGAGAGGTGGCGCAAAGCATCGAAGACGGCCATGTACAGTTCGTAGTACTGCTTGGGGCCTAAACTGGGCGTTCGAAGCTCAGAGACCAATGTCGACCTAAGGAGAAATATCACGATATTAGTTTTATCCATGCTGCACAGAATGCGAACGGAATCGGCTTATCGCGACACATCCCGCTGCTGCCTGAAGCTCGAACTCACCCGCATTTGAGCGCATCCATGAGTTTCCCCGGGGCCTCCAGGCATTTCCGCATCATGCCCGATTGCTGGCGCACCACCCCCAGTGCCTCCTCCAGGAGACGGCTCTGGTCTTCGGAAGGCGCTACCGAGGTGGCCATCGTGATTATCTGCTCTGATATGGTGCGAGAGGGGATCTGGACTCAAGAGCGGAGGTAGAGAGGACTTGGGTTAGGCGGTAGACAGCTGGATTAGCAAAGGGGTAGGGGCGAAGCGATGATGGGGTCGAGGAAGGGGGAAACACTGCAGCGGGCGGAAACTCGACAACTCTCGGTTTCCATagacagaagaagaagggtaaTTCATCAATTAGTGAGAAGTTGGAATGGAGCGTTGGCGGAGTGGAACTGTCATAATGCCGTTTGACATGGAGGCGGACGGACATACGACCAGCAGTACGTAATGTATCACTGCGGCTGGATTCTTACGAAAATTACCGCAGTTTACCGCAGTTTACTAGCAGCTCCTAATATTTCCAGTACAACCAAGTTCATTCAGTCTATAAAGTAACTCTGGTCTATTTAAAACAAAAACAGGCAGAGAACACATGCCAAATTATTGAAAATCCCGAAAACACCTGATATGCGTCTCACGAACAGGTAAAGCAAAGCCATCGTCTCAGTCTCATaaatatcatatcatacCCGACCATTAAATACGTCAAATCTTCTTCACTCGTCATGAAAATGGAAGCCACCAGTGTAGCTGTTGAAATCGTAGAAACGACAATAGAGAAATTGTGCGTATAATCCATAAATATCTTTCTTCAGATCCTCGATTTTGATGAGCAGATCacgagggagaaggattGTCCCAAGCCCTTGACATCTTAAGCACCAAGTTGAGCGTAGGCCAAGGCAGCATCCCCATCATGGGCCCGTCGGTGGATGTTCATGGACGTTCCCAGAGCACGTGCAAGTCTGTCCATGGCTGTGAATCCGGAAGGGACTGCCGTTTCACTGGCAACTGGGGAGACTGAAGAGCTGCTGGCGGGGTATGTGCTGGTGCTCTCCAAGGCGCGTGCAAACTTAAAGCCAGAAGGGGCGGCAGTCGCAGTTGCGTAGGCGGAAGAGCTGCTGGCGGGGTATGTGCTGGGGGTTTCCCAAGCACGGGCAAACAAGGAGGCAGAAGAGCTGCTAGCAGGGTATGTGCTCTCCAAGCCGCGCGCAATGTAGGCAGGGACGGGGGTAGCAGTTGCGGAGACAGAAgagctggccggggatgaaGTGCTCTCCCAGTTGCGGGCATATAAGAAGCTAGAAGAGCTGCTGGCTGGGTACGAGCTACTCTCCAAAGCGCGCGCATATAGTGTACCAGAAGGGGTCGATGTAGGGTACGCAGAGgagctggccggggatgaaGTGCTCTCCCAGTTGCGCGCATATAGGTTGCTAGAGGGCGTTGGTGTGGGGTACGCAGAAgagctggccggggatgaaGTGCTTTCCCAGTTGCGGGCATATAGGAAGCTAGAAGAGCTGCTGGCGGGGTATGTGCTCTCCAAGCCGCGCGCAAACAAGCTAGGTGCCGATGTTGGGTACGCAGAAGAGCTGCTGCCCCATGGTACCGATGAGGAAGGCGAGTAAGTGGGAGTTTGAAGCACAGGCACAGTCACAGTCTGCGGAGGAGCGCCTGGGGCAGTCACGGTTTGGATGACCGTTTCGACAGACTGGGGAGCGTCCGGATCACCTCCAACATTCACAACATCGTACTCTGCGCTTCGACGCTGGTATGTAGAGGGTTGGGCTGTGGCAGATGAAGACTGACGAGCCAAAGGAAAGGCGTTGGATGTGAGAGCGAGAGACAAGTAGATGAGAGTTGAGGTATGCATGGTGTGGAGGTGGGAAATGTATGCCCAACGAAATATTACGATATCTTCAATTGAAAACAAAAATAAGAAAGGGAATCTAGAGAAATATCGTTTGGATCAACAAAGCTTGTAATTTAGAAGCAGTGAAGAGAGAAAGTTGATTGAGGAGGGAATCAGCGAAGAAGGCGCCGGCTTAAGAACCCTGAGTGGGATAAACCCATGGGCTGGAAAACCCTCAACTTCAAGgttggaaaaaaaaaaaacgtgGATCTGCTCTTGCATAATGATCAGCGGCTTAGGCCCATCATATCGAAGCATAATGGCAGCTGGCGCGTCCCAGGTGGTCTAGATGACAGCTATCGCTGAGTATACAGGAGGCTGGGGCACCCTCGTCCAAGCCATACAACCGACCAGCCACAGCCTTTTTTTGATAGACACGGTGATCGATCGCAGCGGCACACAATTATTTCACCATGATGTATTAATTGAGAAGAATAGGATCCTGATTCCGTTTCCCTTCGATTTTCATGCCCAATATTTTTAGACTTTGTAGATAGTTCCATAGGCAGACGGTTTCTGGTAGGCCATGCCGTGGCTGTGCGCTCAACTGTGGCGTTAACTGTCAACACACAGCAAAACTGTGTACCCACTGCATCGCCATGCAGAAAACAGTGCATCACATCATACCATGTGAGACGCCAAAGCAATCTATTCTTAGTTTACTCGTCTGCCTACATTTTCTGCCGGACACGCAATGCCCTGCAATACTGAAGCTTATATGCATAGTCTATTGAACATCGAACTTAGTCTATCTCACCCGTCCACTACGAGTAGATAGGTAGGATAGATACAAACCGCAGGCTTGTTCCTATTATGATTGTCACTGTAATAATATGCCTGCTTGAATGTTTTGGGTGGCAAATagcaccttcttcatcagttATTGATGAGTTCATTGAAGACTTAGCTGTATGTCGAGGCGTCTGATCACATGGAGGCCTTCTGCCTAGTAGGATGATTTTGACAATCACGGTGAACCGGCAGTTTTCGAGTCAATCGTCTAGAATTGAGATTTTCCCCATGTTTGTTGTGGTGTATTGATGTCCGATCGCCTTGAACTAGAGGGTCCAATACTGATCGCTTCCTTGATCGGCATTCAATTGCATTCAGTCATGCAGGGTAGGCAGAGCATACGTAATATCTGGTGTCCATGTACACGAACGCTTCCCAGACCGTCATACTCAGGGTGCATAATATTGATAAAAGCCAAGAATCAGacatgatggggatggagcTACAATGCGAGATCTTCAACCCGAAGCAGTCCACATCCTAACCCGGCGGCCGCCCATCCCGCGCATGACTGATTTGGGTTCCACGACAGTGCCGTGATGTGCGTTTCTTCCTCGTAGATGGTAACTATCATAGTCGAATTGATCATCTTGCGATCTCCCGTCATGTTGCGCAATAAGCTAATACTCTCGGCACGATACCCGTCGTAGAACCGACTCGTCCCGGGACTACTCGATTCGTTTCCCCGTACCCAAGTATGCGAAAACCATGTCTGTTGCCATTGTTTTTCCTTGGAATGCAGCAGCCTTCGTAATGGATTTGTCGCAATAACCGACCCCCCAGTAGAGCCGAAAAGCACACTCGGATGCCATGAGCTGCATGTCGCCAAGGCAGAGAGAGTGCTCGGCAACCGAGCAACGGCCAGCGTAGCGAAGAAACGTCGTAGGGTTAGCATGCGTACGAAATCGTTTTCGTCACTGGAAAGGAAGGATTGTAGCCATGGCGAATAAGTCAAATGCGGCGAACCCACTCTCATGCGGGTTGTCTCGACCGCATCCTTCTCATGGTCGGCAACTGACCATAGTCGtgtctctccatccatcgATGTGGTGGCCACGAGATGTGCGTGAGTAGGATAGGCTGATGAGATGTTGAGTACATAGGTAGAGTGAATAGGGTGGTAAAAATAAGGTAGAGGGTCAGCGTGCATGGCCTCGGTTTGAGGTTGGACGGATGGCGATGCGATGCTCCAAATAGCAACAAATCCGTTGGCGCAGCCCACAGCAATATCGCTGGGAGACAGCCATACCACACATGTACATATTGTAGATAGTGGTTTCGCCTCGAATACAGGGGCGCCAACTTTATCTGAGGAAAATTAGCGCTATGATCCTCAATATGTTCGCTAGCTCAAACTTACAGAACTCGGTCTGGTTGGAGTCGCTATTGACTTTCACATCGATAACCCGGACGTAGCCGTCACCCCAAACACCGGCAAGAAGCCCTACGCTCCTTAAACCACCTTTGTCGTCGTCCTCCCGCGGCTCCCGCGGAATTGAGCACCAGGCTATACGCCTCAAGTCACCCCATTCGGCGCCCAGAATCAGCTGTAAGCTAGGCTTGGTGCTCATATCAAGGGATTTCGTGGTTT
The nucleotide sequence above comes from Aspergillus puulaauensis MK2 DNA, chromosome 3, nearly complete sequence. Encoded proteins:
- the VPS35 gene encoding vacuolar protein sorting-associated protein 35 (BUSCO:EOG09260T28;~COG:U;~EggNog:ENOG410PGCB;~InterPro:IPR005378,IPR042491,IPR016024;~PFAM:PF03635;~go_component: GO:0030906 - retromer, cargo-selective complex [Evidence IEA];~go_process: GO:0015031 - protein transport [Evidence IEA];~go_process: GO:0042147 - retrograde transport, endosome to Golgi [Evidence IEA]), which gives rise to MATSVAPSEDQSRLLEEALGVVRQQSGMMRKCLEAPGKLMDALKCGSTLVSELRTPSLGPKQYYELYMAVFDALRHLSVYLKENHPVNHLADLYELVQYAGNIIPRLYLMITVGTVYMSVEDAPVKEIMKDMMEMSRGVQHPIRGLFLRYYLSGQARDYLPSGTGDGPEGNLQDSINFVLTNFVEMNKLWVRLQHQGPSREREKRMQERRELELLVGSNVVRLSQLVDLETYKSGILQALLEQVVQCRDVLAQEYLLEVITKVFPDEFHLHTLDFLLSAIARLNPHVDLKKIIIGLMDRLSSYAAREGETSTDPDTKKQKEEDAVTKLLENLKVSEETKEKPKEDAPAAATQENGVEQTQNETEEGAQSTEEPATNGGDDHKKPSEPQDVKLYDIFYEQVVSIIKSRGLPIQDTMALLVSLVNLALNTYPEQLEYVDQVLHFAAKETAEYVDHADLHAAPTQQNILHLLNAPLRSYVSIFTALALPHYLPLLSSQPYPTRRSVAGEISRSLLRNHTLITTTENLDRVLQALKVLIKEGVQQGGGYPGSQRRGESDETIEEQGWLARIVHLLQAPDNDTQLKLLQATRKSYLDGNERIRYTFPAIISSSIRLARKLKSREHYDDNWQSQSSTLYRFMHQCVNNLYQRVNPGCADLALRLFVMCGEVADQTGFEEFSYEFFAQAFTIYEDSISDSRAQFQAVCIIAGALHGSRGFSRENYDTLITKAALHGSKLLKKPDQCRAVYLASHLWWVIENPQRGEEDPKDLYRDGKRVLECLQRALRVADACMDTAVSVELFVEILNRYVYYFDQQNESVTIKYLNGLIELIHSNLQTDQDDPNPALENPKKHFYRTLDYIRTRDFEGVVTEARS
- a CDS encoding uncharacterized protein (SECRETED:SignalP(1-17)); the encoded protein is MHTSTLIYLSLALTSNAFPLARQSSSATAQPSTYQRRSAEYDVVNVGGDPDAPQSVETVIQTVTAPGAPPQTVTVPVLQTPTYSPSSSVPWGSSSSAYPTSAPSLFARGLESTYPASSSSSFLYARNWESTSSPASSSAYPTPTPSSNLYARNWESTSSPASSSAYPTSTPSGTLYARALESSSYPASSSSSFLYARNWESTSSPASSSVSATATPVPAYIARGLESTYPASSSSASLFARAWETPSTYPASSSSAYATATAAPSGFKFARALESTSTYPASSSSVSPVASETAVPSGFTAMDRLARALGTSMNIHRRAHDGDAALAYAQLGA